From the Homo sapiens chromosome 1, GRCh38.p14 Primary Assembly genome, one window contains:
- the OR2T27 gene encoding olfactory receptor 2T27, translating to MEQSNYSVYADFILLGLFSNARFPWLLFALILLVFLTSIASNVVKIILIHIDSRLHTPMYFLLSQLSLRDILYISTIVPKMLVDQVMSQRAISFAGCTAQHFLYLTLAGAEFFLLGLMSYDRYVAICNPLHYPVLMSRKICWLIVAAAWLGGSIDGFLLTPVTMQFPFCASREINHFFCEVPALLKLSCTDTSAYETAMYVCCIMMLLIPFSVISGSYTRILITVYRMSEAEGRGKAVATCSSHMVVVSLFYGAAMYTYVLPHSYHTPEQDKAVSAFYTILTPMLNPLIYSLRNKDVTGALQKVVGRCVSSGKVTTF from the coding sequence ATGGAGCAGAGCAATTATTCCGTGTATGCCGACTTTATCCTTCTGGGTTTGTTCAGCAACGCCCGTTTCCCCTGGCTTCTCTTTGCCCTCATTCTCCTGGTCTTTTTGACCTCCATAGCCAGCAACGTGGTCAAGATCATTCTCATCCACATAGACTCCCgcctccacacccccatgtacttccTGCTCAGCCAGCTCTCCCTCAGGGACATCCTGTATATTTCCACCATTGTGCCCAAAATGCTGGTCGACCAGGTGATGAGCCAGAGAGCCATTTCCTTTGCTGGATGCACTGCCCAACACTTCCTCTACTTGACCTTAGCAGGGGCTGAGTTCTTCCTCCTAGGACTCATGTCCTATGATCGCTACGTAGCCATCTGCAACCCTCTGCACTATCCTGTCCTCATGAGCCGCAAGATCTGCTGGTTGATTGTGGCGGCAGCCTGGCTGGGAGGGTCTATCGATGGTTTCTTGCTCACCCCCGTCACCATGCAGTTCCCCTTCTGTGCCTCTCGGGAGATCAACCACTTCTTCTGCGAGGTGCCTGCCCTTCTGAAGCTCTCCTGCACGGACACATCAGCCTACGAGACAGCCATGTATGTCTGCTGTATTATGATGCTCCTCATCCCTTTCTCTGTCATCTCGGGCTCTTACACAAGAATTCTCATTACTGTTTATAGGATGAGcgaggcagaggggaggggaaaggctGTGGCCACCTGCTCCTCACACATGGTGGTTGTCAGCCTCTTCTATGGGGCTGCCATGTACACATACGTGCTGCCTCATTCTTACCACACCCCTGAGCAGGACAAAGCTGTATCTGCCTTCTACACCATCCTTACTCCCATGCTCAATCCACTCATTTACAGCCTTAGGAACAAGGATGTCACAGGGGCCCTACAGAAGGTTGTGGGGAGGTGTGTGTCCTCAGGAAAGGTAACCACTTTCTAA